One window from the genome of Saimiri boliviensis isolate mSaiBol1 chromosome 2, mSaiBol1.pri, whole genome shotgun sequence encodes:
- the CDCA4 gene encoding cell division cycle-associated protein 4: MFTRGLKRKCVGHEEDMEGSLAGLKTVSSYSLQRQSLLDMSLVKLQLCHMLVEPNLCRSVLIANTVRQIQEEMTQDGTWRAVTPQAAGRAPLDRLVSTEILCRSAWEQEGARPVPGLGDGHVQGPVSDLCPVTSAQAPRHPQSGIWELDGPRENRGGFHKSLDQIFETLETKNPGCMEELFSDVDSPYYDLDTVLTGMMGSARPGPCEGLEGLAPATPGPSSSCKSDLGELDHVVEILVET; this comes from the coding sequence ATGTTTACGCGAGGGCTGAAGAGGAAGTGTGTTGGCCACGAGGAAGACATGGAGGGATCCCTGGCCGGCTTGAAGACCGTGTCCTCCTACAGCCTGCAGCGGCAGTCGCTCCTGGACATGTCCCTGGTGAAGCTGCAGCTCTGCCACATGCTTGTGGAGCCCAACCTGTGCCGCTCAGTCCTCATCGCCAACACGGTCCGGCAGATCCAGGAGGAGATGACGCAGGATGGGACGTGGCGTGCAGTGACACCCCAGGCGGCAGGGCGGGCACCCCTCGACCGCTTGGTCTCCACGGAGATCCTGTGCCGCTCAGCATGGGAGCAGGAGGGGGCACGTCCTGTCCCTGGCTTGGGAGACGGCCACGTACAGGGCCCGGTTTCTGACCTTTGTCCAGTCACCTCAGCACAGGCGCCAAGGCACCCACAGAGCGGCATCTGGGAGTTGGATGGCCCTCGAGAAAACAGAGGCGGCTTTCACAAGTCACTCGATCAGATATTTGAAACGCTGGAGACTAAAAACCCCGGCTGCATGGAAGAGCTGTTCTCAGACGTGGACAGCCCTTACTACGACCTGGACACAGTACTGACAGGCATGATGGGGAGCGCCAGGCCAGGCCCCTGTGAAGGGCTCGAAGGCTTGGCTCCAGCCACCCCAGGCCCCAGCTCCAGCTGCAAGTCCGACCTGGGCGAGCTGGACCATGTGGTGGAGATCCTGGTGGAGACCTGA